GCTTTAACACCCTGCAAAAACACAAGCAGagtgaaacacagcaggaacCTTCAAAGGTTATGTCAGATTATGTCCAACATCTCCCAATTCAAACTCAAGAGAGAGTGCTTTGCACAGAGTCCTTTAAGTACCTTGGTAACATAGTTTAGTAGTTTCCCAGCTAGATGGAAGCAAACAAGCCAGAGCAGGCCCATGCAGTGTGAAATGGAGTTTGTTACAGACAGTGACCGTTCTGGGGTTAACAGGACATTAATCAATGGCTGACTTGGAATATATTCTAAATATTAGTGGAAATTAGCCTCCAACAATGAGATACTGAACACCCCACGGAGATCAAACAGAGGTCAGCATAGACAAATGCCTGATTTGTCTCAAAGTCTGGTATCCGAGACAGTAAATTACATAATGAGGAAATTCTGACCTATCCTGACTAGTGATTCTCTCCCATGAAGATTCTAACAAAGAAATCATACAATGTGTTTTTAGGTATttccagaaaaaacaaaaccacccccaaacccaaacaaaccagcagTACCAGTAGGAAAGGCCCTTTTGCAGCCCAGTCTCTTGAGCTACCCAGTCCATACTTCTTTCCTGCTAGAATAATGACAGGAATGCCTTCCTTCTGGTACAGCTCCGCTGCTTCAAACACATCTAGCTGTGGAATGATAAAATGACACATTTTGAGTGAGTTCTAAACCTGCACTCCCCACTTCCAGAATAGCTGTGCAAACAAATACATTCCTACCGTTTGTCCTGATGGGAAGTGAATTGTTTTAGGAGCTGGTTTTCCTATGAACTTATTCAGAAGCTTGATATTTGCAAAGGTACCTCTTGTCATCACAGCATCATTACCTCTTCGAGCCCCATAAGAGTTGAATTCACGAGGTGTGagtctgaaataaaaagaaaatggaaagaaatcagTTAAAGATGAACTGATTTAAAAGgatattatgatttttttcttataaatattGCAACATATCAAAGTCTTCAGTGGAAGATGTAAAGAACCGGACCTCCAACAAATGTAATTATCATAAATCATGAACGATGTGCAAATCACTGCTAGGTTATTCATGAGGAAAGCcgcaattttaaattaattttctacaattttttACGAAGTGCTGCAAGCAGTGTGGTACTTAAAGAAGAATTATGGGGAGACTGCTCTAGGAAACCCACCTTACTAATCCTCATACCATTACCAGCACATTAATTAACATtaagtattttgcttttccacagGCAGTCTCCCCTTTCTGCAGACAGGTCTTTCTAGAGAAGGTGGCAATGCTGGTCAATTATTCAGCAGGGCTCACCCTTTGCTGGTCAGGTacttggcagcagcactgctcctggcAATGCTCCCAGCAGGGGAAATGTGATCCGTGGTGACAGAGTcccccaggaacagcagcacgTGCGCGTTCTCAACCGCCCGTGGGGGAGCCGCTTCTTTGGCCTGGCAGGGCGGGAGGGAACAACAACAGAAGGGAACAAAAGGAACATTAAACAGTTTCTTCCAGGAACTAGAGACATAAAACATATCTGCAGTATAGGAAGGCCCCTGGATGGACAGGGCCCACTCATTCCAGagacacaaatatttaaaagactCAGAAATATGAGCAATAATTAAATTTGTTAGTTCAACATTGAAGCTTTGATGTAATAGCTATTCCTTTACTTAAATGCAATGCATATAATCTAGTAGATAGATCCACTCAACTTACAAGTTTATCAAAAAAGGAAGGACATCTAATATAAGTAGATTTTAAATCCCAGGGAAATAAAGTCGACTCTGGTGCTTCCAGTAAATTCCATCGTTTGTTTCCTTtctacaagaaagaaaattaataaagaacAGAAGTTAGTTCATTGCATTTTTACACTCAAAAACTAAAGACATACTGGTGATTTTATGAATTACTATTATttagtaaataattttctattacaCATTACAGGCTACATCGCTGGGTATTACTTAGGAATTGCTTTTAAATACAAGTACCCATTTCAGTTAAGTCCTCATTACTATAACAAATAAATGGCAAACCAATCACATTCAACTACAAGATATTTAAGCTACAATGAAATGCAACATTTAAATTATGTAGAACAGACCACTCTTAcctccattttttctttcaattcctTAAACATGGATGATATCACACGCTCTTCCTCCACTGTGTGAAGTTCTTGTCTTGTGGGCCAAATATCTCGCAAGTAAATACTTTTGCCATTAAAGCCAGTACCTGAGTAAGATTTTAAACACAACAGTAGTTTGGAAGAATAAACTATTCGACTTGAGATTTGTATTAGAATATAGATGTGTATATATTCAGGCCTGCAGAGATGGCACCAGATAGGCAAAGAATTTGATCAGTTAAATGAATGCTTTGCTTTAACCATGAGCAAACCAAATATGGCTGTGCTTTCTCTTCAAATGTATtggctctgggtgctggaaTCATGTGCAGAAATCTGTGCccatgtgcagcagctgcagaagctgtAGGAAAACACTCACCCAAGGGCTCCGTGTCAAAGTCAATGTGCACGGTGCCCGCGATGGCGTAGGCCACGACCAGCGGAGGGGACGCCAGGTAGTTGGCACGGACACAGTCACACAGGCGGCCCTCAAAGTTCTTGGTGCCAGACAACACCCCACAGGCAATGAGATCTCCCTGAAAGGCAGACCCACACATACTGCTCCAGCAGCTTGGAGTACCTCAACAGCTTATGCTATTTCTATTGACTAAGTGAGATGTGCTTTTAGCATTGCACTTCAAATATTTACTCTACTGCAACAACTGAAAGGCATTTTGCTCTCTCTCACTacccttctcattttcttttttgaccCTCTGATGTGCTCTCCTGTCACTTCATTCAACTCCCCTCctgccatttatttatttttcttctgcttcagaagagaaaaaactgtAGCTGTTTAGAAAGTGCTGGTTAAAATTATTCAAGCAAATAGCTCTTTAAAACCCTCCACTTATGATACAAAATCTACACATTGCATCCTCTGCAAGATTAGATCATATGAATTTATCTTGTAATTTATAACTGTATTTTAGAAATACAActtattacatttattttacacagaaatgAATTGGCATGGTCTCCCTCTAACAAGCAAATACACCAACAATATCATGTTAAGCCCAAACCAAAAATGAAGTGCACTTCGCATGGATTGCTGTATTTCTTGATTGTTTAACTGCGtgagaaatacatttctgtgtTCAACAAGCCAGCCAGAACTTTACCTGTTTTATTGCATTCCTGATGGCTTCTGGCAAAGGGGCCGTGTTCCCAACACAGGTGGAACACCCATAACCAACAACCTCAAACCTGCATGGGAAAAACCAATCAAAGTCACACATGGTCATGGGCAATTTGTTAACataactgctttttcttttattaactATCTCCAAGAATTTTTTTGTCCCTTGATAGTTAAGACTTTTTAGAAAATGAACAACAGGCACTACTCGTCACTGATGCAAAccacagctgggctctgttAAGGAATATTGAACATATTCTGTTACTGCTACAGAGCAACCAAAACCATTAACTAAACAACCCCTGACAGCAGCAATGATAAGAGAAGACAAATACAGACTGTCCTGACAAATTTGCATCCAGCTTCCACTTTTAGAATACATCATCAAGTACATCCTGTCCTGTAACTCActtaaaatgaagtaatttgTGACTGGAAAAACAGCTCTGATGTATTACAGCTACATATCATAAATTTTGAAGTGGGAATACAATgaagcagaataattttaagTCAGCAAGGAAGCAAACCAGCAATCTATGAAGTCAGGAATTAGCCAGCCCCAAGTGAACAGCAATCCTATTGATCAGCCCATACAACCCCTGTATGCAGCACCTGCCCAGACTCACCCAAGCTTGCTAAGGTATGGCAATACTCCACTGGAACTGAGGTAATGTGTAACCATGCCACTGCCAGGTGATAAACTTGTTCTGATGTAGGGCTTCACCACGAGGCCAGCCTCAACAGCTTTTTTGGCCAGCAGTCCTaccaaacaaaaaggaaaaaagaacacagATTATGATTTGTATATCCCTTCACAGGACATCTGTATGGTTCTACCTTAGTTAAATCaagcacaaaaaaccccagtggATTAGACAACTTTCAGTTTATTAAACTATTCAAGCAATCACTGACCTTAATAACGTTTCTTAATGCATAACAATACCATGATTTTATTCCCATTCCTGGCAGGCAGACACCCATTTTACTTTCTCTAAGACAAATCTCTTTACCATGTTCTAGCTCACAGTGCCAATCCATTCAGCTCCAGACAGGCCACACAGCCCTAAGGGGAAGCTCACCTTGGCCACAGAGGATCTTAACAAGAGGAGAGCAAGGTCTGACAGATGAGCTGTCCCAGCAAAACCATCAGCAGCTTGTGAAGGTGTGGCAGATACCCCCAAGCAATGACAGAACAACTGCTCAGCAATACAGAGTTTCTGGGCTGGCTGTGGATGACAGCTCATCATCCAGGACAGGCTTGAAGCTAAAGCCCACCTCCTGCATCAGCTATGGCACTGTGCACTGACAGGAGCCCTAGAACTGGTTACTTGCTGTCATACTACCAAGTGTAAAGATTTTATAATTGCTCTCCTTAATACTGCTTTAGGGGACAAACTTAAATTGCATGATGGAAAAGCAACTTTCCCTACATAACCTAGCCAGAACCTACAAGCTAAGGCTACAAGTCTGCTGTTTCAAACCTGTAAAGAGAGCCTACAAAAGTGAAGGTGAGGGCTGTGAAGCATGGGAGCACCATTAAGATGCTGAGCTGTCTGGTCCCAACGTACCTGCAGCAAGCATGACAGATGGATTGCAATTGTTTGTACAGCTGATGACTGCAGCAATGACAACGCAGCCGTGGGACAGCTTGTATTCATTTCCTTCATACTCAACAGGCACAATGTCATTCTGCTTCTCAGCTGCAATCTGAAACCCTTTAACACCAGACTGGATGACAAAAATTCATGTTAGCAGTTGTTACAGTACGGAAAGGATGACATTACAGCAAGACCAAGTCAACACTGGTTTTTGAAATAATACTCAGCTGTGCCACTAGGAACTCTtacatgattttaaaagcagttctCAGTTCATGTCCCTCTGTCTGTACAAGGGTCTCAGCCTTCTTCCTTCACAACTTCTTTAACTGTGCAACAGTTGTGAACAAAGGTCAGTCTGCGTGCGGCTGTTCCACAGCTCACTTCCTTGTATATATGGAGGAACATCTCCTTAAGAATACATGTCTAATCTACACAATACTTGTTCCTGAATTAGAAGCATGTCCAAGATTTTAACTGCAAGAGGGTGGTAACTAAACCAGAGTAGGTCCATTAGCATTTTCCACACTCACCTGAGTGCTCTTCAGCACTCAAACAtcctccagaggtccctttcaacctcaccctttctcttcctccatcaGCTATGAtctccctccagcacagctgaaccACAGTACCACAGGCCTCATTAGAAGCTGTTTCTAATACTGCTCTAAGTCTTGAATATTaatgagaaatgaaatgaaaatgaaggtTCATTCCTATATTAGCTGCACTCTTCAGATACCCATGGATATCCCTAACCAAAACCAGTACCTTCAGAATAAAACATTCACTCTGTGAAGACAAATTAAGCTGTAAGGAAAAATCATTTGCTAATGTAAGAATTCCGAACACTCAGTTACAAATCTTGGTAGTCTTTCCTCATCTCCTTTAAGGAGTGATGAGTTTTCCTGGGGtaaattctgtttcagaaattaAGTAATacaaaactgtttaaaaaaatcctgaaaaagtgaaaatgcttGCTAAGCTCACACTATGGACTACCTGAAGTTCCTTCTCCCTAGCAATCTAAACTGTGAAATTAAGGACTTTGGGAAGCTCATGTTCCTGCCAAACACACCTGATTTACTCTTGGGATGCCTGTCAAGCAAGAGCAGAACACCCTGGATAAGCAGTTGTGTAGCAATAAGGAGGGCTCAGGAGGTACACAAGGAATAGGCAACACAATACTTATTCATGTGAATGATAGGAAATACCTTTTGAAGCAAGCATCAGCAATACAAACCTTTTCATTTAAGCAGGCTTGGAAGTCACTTTTCATGTTATTAACAGCCACTCTATCTTGAGATCTCTTGGGGCCACTGACATATGGAATTATAGAACTTAGGCTAACTTGCACTACCTAAAGAAACCAAGAAACACAAAGTGCAGGCATTACcaaccccagcccagcagtgcatGGAATATATTCCTGAGACACGCAGGAACTCTTGCTCCAAATTTGAATGCTCTCAGACATCTAGAACTCTGGGATTCCATTTTCAACACCACTCACTCAAGAGGCTACTCCTCTTATTCCAAATGTTTTAACATTATCCATGACTTTTCTACCATTCACAGTCCTTGGGATGACTGGAATTCAGTATCTGTACTGACATAACGTTACCATGCTTCCCTTCTTATCCCCACCCCCTCTATGTTTTACAAACTCTGCTTTCTCAAAACTCTGAGTTAATAAAAACAACTTTGCTGAAAGCAATGAAAGTTACAGTGGGAGATAAGACTGTGAAATCATCAGCAGTTATTTCTGAGAATCAAACAACTCCTTTCAAGCATACCTGGGAATACTCAGGCTCTCTGGAAGAACTCTCATCATTTCGAAATAACTTCACAGCTTTAAGATATGCTTCTGTGACTTCAAGCTTGGCCTTATCAAAACCTAAGGAAGGTCATGTCAAACAAGAGTGAAGTCACATTaaagacataaataaaataaatcacacaACTTACAGACACTCAGATTGTTCTAAGTGTAATAttcaaagtacttttttttcaagtacaCCACTTCCATATCCCAACTTCTATTCAGGAATGACATACAAACTAAAACATTTATAAatcattacattttttcctaaattattttaacttgtCTTATGTCAAGGAATAAAATAAGCTATTCCAACTCTAGCAGTGGTAACTTACTAAATTGACAGTTGTGTCCCTGAAGTCCATAAGGCTTTTCTGTGTTAGGGCTTCCTTGTCTAATACAGACCCTGTGCTTAGCTGACAATAGGCAGTACTGCTGGCTACTCTTCCAAACCCATTCATCTGCTCTGCACTGATCAGACAAAAACATCTGCTATTGAAAGCATTTAACTCTTATTTGAAAGTGACAGGTTTCAGTCTCAGAAAGTCTCACTCATGAATGAGCTTTTTTTGGCATCTGTCACCCTGTGGTTTCCTGTTTGCAGTAGCTTGATAAGGAACTGACATCCTCCTTGCTTAGCTTGAGATGCCAGTGAAATCATGCACTTCAAAGGGAAACATAAACCACTGGGAAAAATCAGAGACATGTTCAGATTTGTTCTGCAGTTTCACTTATTTCTAGTTTTGATTTTGTAGGAAATCTTCAGGTGGTTATGGGATTCATTTCAAATCAAGAAGAGTTACATACATATTCCAAAATAAGTGAAAActtctttagtatttttataGGCTTACATATGCTTCCAAAAACCAGGACTCTGGATGCTGAAAAGCAGTATCATGTTGGTAAATCAGGCACTACACAAATGGGCCAGACTGGACACAAACCTCAAGCACAAGTCTAATTACATGTTAAATCCACATAAGAACTCTGCAGAAAAGCCCCAGGTAAGAATTAAGGAGCTTTAAGCAAAAACTCAATAGTTCTTGCACTGGGGTTTTCTGCAgagtaaaaaatatatattaccACAACTGAAAACCACAATTACAACAAATCCTTGCTTTAGTTTAATATTTACCTGCATGCTTTAAGTGCTTCAATGTCACATTATCAACAGGGAAAAAACTCAGAATAGCACCATATTCAGGACACATATTTGCTATTGTGGTTCGGTCTGCTACGGACAGTTGGGAAACACCACtcccaaaaaactcaacaaaTTTTCCAGCGACATCAGCTTGTCTAAGATGCTGTTGGAAAGAACACACAATACCTGGCATATGAAGACGTACAGTGCAAGCTGTTGTGTTTGTCACAATTCACAAGTCATGagcatttgaaacaaaaagttGAAATCCTAATGCctatgtttgaaaaaaaaattattatgaagTATTTTTAGTTAAAGAGGGTCTATAAGCAAACCActatagaggggaaaaaaaagaaaccccactTCAAAGGACtagcaaataaaaatagttaGAGATTATTTGTACCTTTCTGCACTGCAACAATTAAAGGTATACTAAAAACACTCCCCTCATTTAATTCATTTCTCAAGCAACACTGGTAGTACTTGCATTAATCTCTCCTCTTTTGTGTGAAAAGGCACTGAACTGTTACCTTTGTAATGCTGAGAACGATGTCTATGGATGTGGCAaaggggctggctgtgcctgtcaGCTCACAGCCCACCACCTCCGGCAGGGGGAGGGTGAGCGGCATTCCCAGCATCACCGCTTCCGTCTCGATGCCCCCGACgcctgcagggacagtgggacacGGCTTGTCACACCTTCACCAGCCTGCACTCCATGTGCTCGGGTCccagaaaataataaacccCTTTATAGAAAGCCTAAAGACTCATGACAATAAACatattgctgcttttctctcccaaatGAAGGGCAGTGCTCCATTTCCAACAAGGATGCAGCAAGAAATTTACAAGTTCCATTAAACATTTGcacatcaaaaataaaatcaagcaaGACTATTGCTCAAGTTAAACATCACAGTcaaccacaaaatattttatatctaaAACTAATCTTCTGCGAGAAAAGAAACCTTCACACAAATTTCAGCTGTACAAACAGCACCTATTTGAATATcagctggtttttgtttgttttctctttaaattacAAGGGATTAATTACAATTCTCAATGGAAAGAAATGTTATTCAAGATTACTTGTAGACAAAAATGACTCAGAACAATAATTAAAGACAGTCTGTTATGCTTGAGATACAAACACCCAgtgggaagaaatattttttagtgAAGCTTTAGTTGCCTTTCCAAGAGCAATGAAGTTCTGAGCATACTTACCCCAGCCCAAGATACCCAAGCCATTTACCATGGTTGTGTGCGAGTCTGTGCCAACCACGCTATCAGGATGCAGGAAATCTTTCACGTCAAAAACCACTCGGGACAAATATTCCAAGTTCACTTGATGTGCTGTTCCAGTCTCAGGTGGAATTATGGAAACATTCTCAAAAACTTTTGAACTCCACTGTAatttttccaaaagaagaataaaagagttgtatttttttcaaagctatATTCAATTCTTAGAACATAactaaaaagacaaaatgaagaCACAATAAAAGAGTCCTTGGTATTTACCCAAGTGGCTTTTGTCACTTCGTCAAACAGAAGTGTGTCATCTCCTTGGATACATTCTTAATCATCAACAAAAGCTTTCACTGAATTCCTCTGGAGACTGAAATCAGTAATTCATGCCCCTTTCaaaagcagggctgcagaaatCTCTTACCTCCCAGTTCACACAACTGATTACAAGCCCACCTAACACTGGTATTCAGACAACAAAACCTAAGCACTTGTATCTATAGcagaatttatatttatagcACAGCTGAGTTTAGGTTTCACTCCAGGGTGAAACCACTTGCAAACTCAGGATGGTACATTTAATAGAGTTGACATAGAAACTTCTAACAAGGTTCAGCGTGGCCATTTCCCTCTTTAATAATGTAAAAGCTAATTTGCAACTTTCAGAAAGAAACCTCTAGTCCACATCCATGAAAAGAGTTCTAGATCACTGAAGTGAATTCCGAAACCAAAACAGAGGATAAGGATCAAATAGGAatgtggcagagccctgcccagcagcagagaagctgaTGTTCACCACAGGACTTCTGCTGCCCAGTTTGAGAGCAGCCATGTCTGAACACTGGTCTCCACTCAACACTTCGACCTTCAGCAACTTTTGTTAACATAGTTATGGATAAATGACCCTTTCAGCCAGAGACTCACTGTGACCTAAGGCATTGAGCTCATGAAAGGCATTAAAAACACCAGTGCTTCATAAATCCCCACTGACAAGAACCAAATCAGAGTAAACTTTTTCCAGTTAGAAAgccaattttcttttcttgtttaatttcagatttgaaAACCTGACATTTCCAAATGATTACATTTAATTTATCATCTAAACCTGAATACTGGTGGACAAATGACTCTTAAAAGAGCCCAAACCACAAAGCCTGCAGGTACATAGACATACCTTAAAAAATTGAAGCCTCTCCCTATTTCTGCCAAATTCCATCTCTTGATTTTTCAATACTGTCTCAGGcctagaaagaaaataagtttaCAAGTGCtgttataatttatttcaaattacagAAGAACAAGTTGTAGTTTTAGTTTGTTTGATGAAAGACTTATTTAAGCCTGCAGGACTCTTTGAAGAGGTTTATTAGAACAAAGACAATTGCTTCCCTGCAGCAAGCTTTCTGTAAACAATGAGATATAGCTGATTTCATATGTGCTGTGTCTGAGAACCTGTTTATTCTAGGTATGGTTCATCTAAAGTGTGTGATCTCAAAAATACTTGGAGAGATCTATTCCAAGCATGTACTACAGTACACAGAAGCTTTTGCTCCCTAGCAGTTAACTCACAGGCTGCACATCTCAAAACTCCATCCATTAAAGAACCAAGATGTTCACTAGTTCAATTGTAACTATCCTCCACTTTTGTATTTCCCTCCAAGCCACCAGTTTTTCTTCACAAGTACTCATCAGTACAGTCTCATAAAATGAGACTTGTATGTGTTATTTATTAAGATACTGATACTTCTTGTAACAGAGTAATCCATAACTTAAGAGGAATAACCTCTGCTTTGAGCAGCTGAAGAAGGAAGGGAACACACTAGCTTTACACCAGGAAGGAAGTCCTCACTTCTTAGAAGTGTATTTCACTTGGAAGTCATGACCCTCCCctttcttctctgcagcaggtcagcagctctcctgcttcACCAAGCCCCGAGGGACAGTCAGCGTTCACCCAGCAGCTTCATAAATCCCACTGCTGGTGTGCTGTCAAACACCAATGCTGCTGGAAACATCACTGCTCCTGCACTCCTGCAATGTACTGAGCAGGAACAT
This sequence is a window from Camarhynchus parvulus chromosome 10, STF_HiC, whole genome shotgun sequence. Protein-coding genes within it:
- the IREB2 gene encoding iron-responsive element-binding protein 2, whose translation is MDPPRTGSPYQPAIEALESHPEKKFYNVSKLGGAKYDTLPYSIRVLFESSVRNCDGFLVKETDAMNILDWKTKQNHVEVPFCPARVVLQDFTGIPAMVDFAAMREAVRNAGGDPVKVNPACPTDLTVDHSLQIDFSKCAIQNAPNPGGGEQKPLARLSPLKPPLRKPPPCRGHSGCRGSCGAGEAGRSPGPFSAQIENTPILCPFHLQPVPEPETVLKNQEMEFGRNRERLQFFKWSSKVFENVSIIPPETGTAHQVNLEYLSRVVFDVKDFLHPDSVVGTDSHTTMVNGLGILGWGVGGIETEAVMLGMPLTLPLPEVVGCELTGTASPFATSIDIVLSITKHLRQADVAGKFVEFFGSGVSQLSVADRTTIANMCPEYGAILSFFPVDNVTLKHLKHAGFDKAKLEVTEAYLKAVKLFRNDESSSREPEYSQVVQVSLSSIIPYVSGPKRSQDRVAVNNMKSDFQACLNEKSGVKGFQIAAEKQNDIVPVEYEGNEYKLSHGCVVIAAVISCTNNCNPSVMLAAGLLAKKAVEAGLVVKPYIRTSLSPGSGMVTHYLSSSGVLPYLSKLGFEVVGYGCSTCVGNTAPLPEAIRNAIKQGDLIACGVLSGTKNFEGRLCDCVRANYLASPPLVVAYAIAGTVHIDFDTEPLGTGFNGKSIYLRDIWPTRQELHTVEEERVISSMFKELKEKMEKGNKRWNLLEAPESTLFPWDLKSTYIRCPSFFDKLAKEAAPPRAVENAHVLLFLGDSVTTDHISPAGSIARSSAAAKYLTSKGLTPREFNSYGARRGNDAVMTRGTFANIKLLNKFIGKPAPKTIHFPSGQTLDVFEAAELYQKEGIPVIILAGKKYGLGSSRDWAAKGPFLLGVKAVLAESYEKVHRSQLIGIGIAPLQFRPGENPSTLGLTGREQFSILFPPDLLPRMTLDIKTSTGKVFSVIALFENSMEITLYKNGGSLNFVARRFL